Proteins encoded in a region of the Bacteroidales bacterium genome:
- a CDS encoding WecB/TagA/CpsF family glycosyltransferase: MQKQPLISIDVSTGPYSLFCEKMMQLGNDLQGGYVCVANVHMLVEAYKDKNFADVVNRSTITTPDGLPLTWALKWLYGIKQDRVAGMDLLPDLLSLASQQNIPVLFYGGTEDVLLKTGEFLKEHYPGIPSVEFLSPPFRALTPEETDEMIHRINSSGAKLVFVALGCPKQEKWMASVHERVNALLVGIGGALPVMVGMQSRAPRWMQKCGLEWLYRLLQEPGRLWKRYFVTNTIFLYLLVKEKLRKKR, translated from the coding sequence ATGCAAAAACAACCACTCATCAGCATTGATGTCTCAACCGGACCTTATTCTCTTTTCTGTGAAAAGATGATGCAGTTGGGAAATGACTTACAGGGCGGTTATGTATGTGTGGCCAATGTGCATATGCTTGTAGAAGCCTATAAGGATAAAAACTTTGCCGATGTGGTGAATCGTTCCACCATTACCACTCCCGACGGATTGCCGTTGACCTGGGCTTTGAAATGGTTGTATGGGATCAAACAGGATCGTGTCGCCGGCATGGATTTATTGCCGGATTTACTTTCATTGGCTTCACAACAAAATATCCCGGTCCTTTTTTATGGAGGTACCGAAGACGTGTTATTGAAGACCGGAGAATTCCTCAAAGAGCATTATCCGGGTATTCCATCTGTTGAGTTTTTAAGTCCGCCGTTCCGTGCACTTACACCAGAAGAAACAGATGAAATGATTCACCGGATCAATTCTTCCGGAGCAAAGCTGGTTTTTGTTGCATTGGGTTGTCCCAAACAGGAAAAATGGATGGCCTCCGTTCATGAACGGGTCAATGCGTTGCTGGTAGGAATAGGAGGGGCGCTTCCTGTAATGGTCGGCATGCAATCGCGTGCACCCCGCTGGATGCAGAAATGTGGACTGGAATGGCTATACCGGTTATTACAGGAGCCCGGACGGCTGTGGAAAAGATATTTTGTTACCAATACCATTTTTTTGTATTTGTTGGTTAAAGAGAAGTTAAGGAAAAAAAGATAA
- a CDS encoding GNAT family N-acetyltransferase yields MEKLFIDKDTGLKCLMMDEKSTIENLNGQLITLYETPNSDLAFLNINHPSITEDSCFKLLVSDDKELKHLLLFKYAGSEKVITILNECIRLTTPEIKTVCNTLFNEFGNIKEIVFPYLFLADKKNPKTIYTKVLDDSILELPDSVDVYMKSLSKKTRQYFRYYKNRIAKEMPGFSISFIENEDITYEQVSAIVNLNRERMKTKGKKPGIDDTDCEKMYRYARINGLLCLCYDNETIIGGTICSVIGKRAFIHVVAHDDSYQKYSIGQTALINTIQYLIEHQKKYAHLMWGESEYKHRLHCQMYDLYAVKIFRGQAAYGLHAIPSGIVSGVKSLTFSLKKKLKKNKGIVDFYRKILKKVRYSDE; encoded by the coding sequence GTGGAAAAATTGTTTATTGACAAGGATACCGGGTTAAAATGCCTGATGATGGACGAAAAATCGACAATTGAGAATTTGAATGGTCAACTCATCACTTTATATGAAACCCCCAATTCCGATCTGGCGTTCCTGAACATCAACCATCCTTCCATCACAGAAGATAGTTGTTTCAAACTACTGGTATCCGACGATAAAGAATTGAAACATCTTCTCCTGTTCAAATATGCCGGAAGTGAGAAAGTCATCACTATCCTGAATGAATGTATCAGGTTAACCACACCGGAAATAAAAACGGTATGCAATACTTTATTTAACGAATTCGGAAATATAAAAGAAATTGTTTTTCCATACCTTTTCCTGGCAGATAAGAAAAATCCGAAAACCATCTATACTAAAGTTCTGGATGATTCTATTCTGGAATTACCGGATTCTGTGGATGTATATATGAAATCATTGAGCAAGAAAACCAGGCAGTATTTCAGGTATTATAAAAACAGGATTGCTAAAGAAATGCCCGGTTTCAGCATTTCTTTCATAGAAAATGAAGATATTACATACGAGCAGGTTTCTGCAATTGTAAACTTGAACAGGGAACGGATGAAAACCAAAGGAAAAAAACCGGGAATTGATGATACCGACTGTGAAAAAATGTACCGGTATGCCCGTATAAACGGATTGTTATGTTTGTGTTATGATAATGAGACCATTATTGGCGGTACCATTTGCTCGGTAATCGGTAAACGTGCTTTCATACATGTAGTGGCCCATGACGATTCATACCAGAAATATAGTATCGGACAAACTGCACTCATCAATACCATCCAGTACCTGATCGAACACCAAAAGAAATATGCACACCTGATGTGGGGCGAATCGGAATACAAACACAGGCTTCACTGCCAGATGTACGACTTATATGCCGTAAAGATATTCCGGGGACAAGCAGCTTATGGTTTGCATGCCATTCCTTCCGGAATTGTATCAGGCGTTAAATCGCTTACATTTTCCCTGAAGAAGAAACTGAAAAAGAACAAAGGAATCGTAGATTTCTACCGGAAAATTTTAAAAAAAGTTCGATATAGTGACGAATAA
- a CDS encoding GNAT family N-acetyltransferase, whose product MTDKKDIKVFDDTSKMTYTLLDEKSRVDDLETKLKTLYQTPHSDMVYLNMYDHSISQENCRKLFIYEDNALKQLLLFKYEGNESSVTILNTSFTISSLEIKYISNVIFYEFSTVGKVIFQTLFLDCTGKIEMTVYEKTLYDAIMDLPASMDVYMKSLGTQTRKHVKYYQNRIQKDFPGFNISFQEGEDIKSGQIARIVDMNRDRMKSKGKKSGIDEIQQEYIYQYAQINGMLCLCTVDEEIIGGTINTIIGEHAYLHVIAHDNQYNKYNTGQVALVNTVQYLIGKNVKHFHLFWGEYDYKYRFLCKNHDLYDITVYRKKGAYMIGKTSIGIRVFGKSLKSSVRKRLENNKTLKKVYRKACKLFIK is encoded by the coding sequence ATGACAGATAAAAAAGACATAAAGGTTTTTGATGATACATCCAAAATGACGTATACCCTGCTGGATGAAAAATCCCGGGTCGATGATTTGGAAACAAAGCTAAAGACATTATATCAGACGCCGCATTCGGATATGGTATATTTGAACATGTATGACCATTCGATCAGTCAGGAGAATTGTCGTAAGTTGTTCATATATGAAGACAATGCATTGAAACAACTGCTGTTGTTCAAATACGAAGGTAACGAGTCTTCTGTCACCATCCTGAATACCAGTTTTACTATTTCTTCCCTGGAAATAAAATATATCAGCAATGTTATTTTTTATGAGTTTTCAACCGTTGGGAAAGTAATATTCCAAACCCTGTTTCTTGATTGTACGGGAAAGATAGAAATGACGGTCTATGAAAAGACCTTGTACGATGCTATTATGGATTTACCAGCATCGATGGATGTTTACATGAAATCATTGGGCACCCAAACACGGAAACATGTAAAGTATTACCAAAACCGTATCCAGAAAGATTTTCCCGGGTTCAATATCTCATTTCAAGAAGGCGAGGATATTAAATCCGGGCAGATTGCCCGGATCGTGGATATGAACAGGGACCGGATGAAAAGCAAAGGAAAAAAATCGGGTATTGATGAGATACAGCAGGAGTATATCTACCAATATGCACAAATCAACGGAATGCTGTGTTTATGTACTGTTGACGAAGAGATCATCGGCGGTACCATCAATACCATCATCGGTGAACATGCTTACCTGCATGTGATTGCACATGATAATCAATACAACAAATACAATACGGGACAAGTTGCCCTGGTTAATACTGTCCAGTACCTGATCGGGAAAAATGTAAAACATTTTCACCTGTTTTGGGGCGAATACGATTATAAATACCGGTTTTTATGTAAAAACCATGATCTGTACGATATAACGGTATACCGTAAGAAAGGCGCTTACATGATAGGCAAAACTTCAATCGGAATACGGGTGTTCGGCAAGTCACTCAAGTCATCAGTCAGGAAAAGACTGGAAAATAACAAAACATTAAAGAAAGTATACCGGAAAGCCTGCAAGCTTTTCATCAAATAA
- a CDS encoding glycosyltransferase family 4 protein, which yields MNKPKILFIMHMPPPVHGAAMVGKYIHDSQLINDSFDGYYLKPSNTTSLDDINQFKLKKFTFLISFHFRLIKIYRKIKPDLCYFTASSRGFAFYRDFMTIFILKLLKAKIVVHFHNKGEPSFDNKRYNKFLFRRFFKNIHVIFLAEQLVAEFRPYINKQNIYICPNGIPETVTQPMERDGTHQPFNFFFLSNMMKDKGVWTLLEACAVLKNKGYTFQCRYVGQWYDITESAFTEKVKEFGLEDEVHAYGAKYGEEKESFFRSADAFVFPSFNEALSLVLIEAMEYSLPCITTDVGGIPSIVEHGKSGFIVPPKNVEELIAAMVSLMEHPDKSTEMGLYGRQLFEEKFTLPVFEQNFTGILSRIITGSN from the coding sequence ATGAATAAACCTAAAATTTTGTTCATCATGCATATGCCTCCTCCTGTTCACGGGGCGGCCATGGTGGGAAAATACATACATGATAGCCAATTGATCAATGATTCTTTTGATGGTTATTACCTGAAACCATCAAACACAACATCGTTGGATGATATCAACCAATTTAAACTGAAGAAATTCACATTCCTGATATCCTTTCATTTCCGCCTTATTAAAATATACCGGAAAATAAAACCGGATCTATGTTATTTTACGGCTTCCTCGAGGGGCTTTGCCTTCTATCGTGATTTTATGACCATTTTTATCCTAAAATTACTGAAAGCAAAGATTGTGGTGCATTTCCACAACAAAGGAGAACCATCTTTTGATAATAAACGGTACAATAAATTCCTGTTCCGCCGCTTTTTCAAAAACATTCATGTAATCTTCCTTGCAGAGCAACTAGTAGCCGAATTCCGGCCATACATCAACAAACAAAACATTTATATATGTCCTAACGGTATTCCGGAAACAGTAACGCAACCTATGGAAAGAGACGGTACTCATCAGCCTTTCAATTTTTTCTTTCTATCCAACATGATGAAGGACAAAGGAGTTTGGACGCTGTTGGAAGCGTGTGCTGTCCTGAAAAACAAAGGATATACTTTCCAATGCCGGTATGTAGGACAATGGTATGATATAACGGAATCTGCTTTTACTGAAAAAGTAAAAGAATTTGGATTGGAGGATGAAGTCCATGCTTACGGAGCAAAATACGGTGAAGAAAAAGAGTCGTTTTTTCGGTCGGCTGACGCTTTTGTATTTCCTTCATTCAATGAAGCTTTAAGTCTGGTACTGATAGAAGCCATGGAATATTCATTACCCTGTATCACCACTGATGTAGGGGGAATTCCAAGCATTGTGGAGCATGGGAAGTCTGGTTTTATTGTTCCACCCAAAAATGTTGAAGAATTAATCGCAGCTATGGTCAGTTTGATGGAACATCCGGATAAAAGTACCGAAATGGGGTTATACGGAAGGCAGCTTTTTGAAGAAAAGTTCACCCTGCCGGTTTTTGAACAGAACTTTACCGGTATCCTGAGCCGGATAATAACAGGTAGTAATTGA
- a CDS encoding glycosyltransferase family 2 protein has translation MKSIAALLTVHNRKEQTLACLKALFLCDLPEDYRLDVFLVDDGCTDGTPEAVKEQFSQVKIIQGDGSLFWNRGMHLAWTTAADHNDYDFFLWLNDDTILFPEAIRELLVCSESESHQSIICGSTCAVNDESEITYGGRIFKDTLVIPGDKKQHCDYFHGNIVLVPRGIFSKLGTNDPFFRHALGDFDYGLRAGKRGISSIVAPHILGTCDEHETFAAWCDPKTPVLKRFKLLYTPLGNHPFEFFKYERRHQGLGMACFHFLTNHLRALMPVLWKDRNK, from the coding sequence ATGAAGTCTATCGCCGCGTTATTGACCGTTCATAACCGTAAGGAACAGACACTGGCATGTCTGAAAGCCTTATTTTTGTGCGATCTGCCTGAAGATTACAGGCTCGATGTATTTCTGGTAGATGATGGCTGTACCGATGGAACTCCTGAAGCCGTGAAGGAGCAATTCTCTCAGGTAAAAATAATACAGGGAGACGGTAGTCTTTTCTGGAACCGCGGAATGCATCTGGCATGGACTACCGCCGCTGATCATAACGATTATGACTTTTTCCTGTGGCTGAACGATGATACCATCCTGTTTCCGGAAGCCATCCGGGAACTGTTAGTCTGTTCTGAAAGCGAATCCCACCAAAGTATTATCTGCGGTTCGACATGTGCAGTGAACGATGAAAGCGAAATTACTTACGGAGGACGTATTTTTAAAGATACATTGGTCATTCCTGGAGATAAAAAGCAACATTGCGATTACTTTCACGGAAATATTGTGCTGGTTCCCAGAGGAATATTCTCCAAACTTGGCACCAACGACCCGTTTTTCCGCCATGCACTGGGGGATTTCGATTACGGGCTTCGCGCCGGGAAACGAGGCATCAGTTCGATTGTTGCACCTCATATTTTAGGCACTTGTGACGAACATGAAACTTTTGCCGCCTGGTGTGACCCAAAAACGCCTGTCCTGAAACGGTTCAAGTTGTTATATACCCCATTGGGTAATCATCCCTTTGAATTTTTTAAGTATGAAAGAAGGCATCAGGGATTAGGGATGGCATGTTTCCATTTCCTGACCAATCATTTAAGGGCGTTAATGCCTGTTTTATGGAAAGACAGAAACAAATAA
- a CDS encoding glycosyltransferase, producing MKVIHILDELKFSGAEVMYIAAAPVFQDLGCELSVVNSNKNLGVCASLFEQAGYEVFHKPYPSSRFKSISYCFQFIRFLKKNRYNVVHIHTNLFSMAFCAWMAGCRSVYTFHSVFYSRKLTRWYHRLQRWVSKRIFRCVFQTIGDSVYAQEKNYYKNDSIKIYNWYNSNRYYPAREGEREIFRRELGIDPGTLVLISIGGCSPIKRHWEIINALPEVVAKYPDTIYLHLGEGTTLSEEQELVNQSDISGHVRFCGNQTDIRKYLIASDIYLMTSVVEGVSITAIETMACGIPEILYNSPGLRDFNNEMECTLLVEQDPTSLANGIIWLYENKEHQKKLTDNALKLVSSHFDMKKNATEIFKLYRKNP from the coding sequence ATGAAAGTAATACATATCCTTGATGAATTAAAGTTCTCAGGGGCAGAAGTCATGTATATTGCTGCCGCTCCTGTGTTTCAGGATTTGGGTTGCGAACTATCCGTCGTCAACAGTAACAAAAACCTGGGTGTTTGCGCATCTTTATTTGAACAGGCAGGATATGAAGTATTCCATAAACCATATCCTTCCTCCCGTTTCAAAAGTATCAGCTATTGTTTTCAATTCATCCGGTTCCTTAAAAAAAATAGGTACAATGTCGTCCATATACACACTAACCTGTTTTCCATGGCGTTCTGCGCATGGATGGCCGGATGCAGATCAGTATATACTTTTCACAGTGTATTTTATTCCCGGAAACTAACACGCTGGTATCATCGCCTGCAAAGGTGGGTATCGAAGAGGATTTTCCGTTGCGTATTCCAGACCATAGGTGATTCTGTTTACGCACAGGAAAAAAATTATTATAAGAACGATTCGATCAAAATATATAACTGGTACAATAGCAACCGGTATTATCCTGCCCGTGAAGGAGAAAGAGAGATTTTCAGGCGTGAATTGGGCATAGATCCCGGTACACTGGTCCTGATTTCGATAGGTGGATGCAGCCCGATAAAGCGTCATTGGGAGATCATCAATGCGTTGCCGGAAGTCGTTGCAAAGTATCCCGACACCATCTATTTGCATCTGGGGGAAGGCACTACCTTGTCCGAAGAACAGGAATTGGTCAATCAGTCAGATATATCCGGCCATGTACGATTTTGCGGTAACCAGACGGATATCCGAAAATACCTGATTGCTTCCGATATTTACCTGATGACAAGTGTGGTTGAAGGCGTTTCAATAACTGCCATTGAAACCATGGCATGCGGAATTCCTGAGATACTGTACAACTCTCCCGGATTACGCGATTTCAATAACGAAATGGAGTGTACCTTACTGGTCGAGCAGGATCCTACCAGCCTGGCTAATGGGATCATATGGTTATATGAAAACAAAGAGCATCAAAAAAAGCTGACAGATAATGCATTAAAGTTGGTGTCGTCCCATTTTGATATGAAAAAAAATGCCACCGAAATTTTCAAATTATACCGGAAGAATCCATGA
- a CDS encoding glycosyltransferase, which yields MRVLWFTTEATRYSHLSVACYGSSGLVDALHDALLEGDKPIELGMAFIYGYKAPKEKRGKITYYPMYRKSRNLLQKLAYYWYNYKRKPFEMPRQEMLDIIEDFKPDVIQIFGVESPFAGLLGHTEIPVIIHLQGFLNPTYNAFYPQGVNRLSFLWKTFSVNEWIIHNGQNFIADEMRALQNNERSLFKRMDYATGRTGWDAQIIELMAPGAQYFHVGEMMREEFVKAGPWKLPSMEKLVFVSTLSKTVYKGLDVILKTAKLLREYSGIDFEWRIVGIDEKTNFVRFFEKQYNINSKEVNVKYLGICDAGQICNNLLQSHVYIHPSYIDNSPNSLCEAQYVGVPVIGTFVGGIPSLITHEKTGLLVPANAPFELCYWIKSLHQNPDKLVELGKTGRSVAIERHSKEKIVSDLLNVYHSVTEK from the coding sequence ATGAGGGTTCTTTGGTTCACGACGGAAGCCACCAGGTATAGTCATCTGAGTGTCGCCTGTTATGGTAGCAGTGGATTGGTTGATGCGTTGCATGATGCGTTGTTGGAAGGTGATAAGCCCATTGAGTTGGGGATGGCTTTTATATACGGATATAAGGCGCCCAAAGAAAAGCGGGGCAAAATAACTTATTATCCCATGTACCGGAAAAGCAGGAATCTGTTGCAGAAACTGGCATATTACTGGTATAACTACAAAAGGAAACCTTTTGAGATGCCCCGGCAGGAAATGTTGGATATTATCGAAGATTTCAAACCCGATGTGATACAGATATTCGGGGTGGAATCACCGTTTGCCGGATTATTAGGGCATACAGAAATCCCCGTCATTATTCATCTGCAGGGCTTCCTCAACCCGACCTATAATGCTTTCTATCCTCAGGGGGTAAATCGTCTTTCTTTTTTGTGGAAAACCTTTTCGGTAAACGAATGGATCATACATAACGGCCAGAATTTTATAGCTGACGAGATGCGTGCACTTCAGAACAATGAAAGGTCGCTTTTCAAACGTATGGATTATGCTACCGGACGAACCGGATGGGATGCGCAGATTATAGAACTGATGGCGCCTGGTGCACAATATTTCCATGTTGGCGAAATGATGCGTGAAGAATTTGTAAAGGCCGGACCATGGAAACTTCCTTCTATGGAAAAACTAGTATTCGTATCCACTTTATCAAAAACAGTTTACAAAGGATTGGACGTAATTCTGAAAACAGCAAAATTACTTCGGGAATATTCCGGTATTGATTTTGAATGGAGGATTGTTGGTATCGATGAAAAGACTAATTTTGTACGCTTTTTCGAAAAACAATATAACATAAACAGCAAAGAAGTGAATGTTAAATATTTGGGAATATGTGATGCCGGGCAGATATGCAATAATTTACTCCAGTCACACGTTTATATTCATCCGTCGTATATAGACAATTCACCTAATTCACTTTGTGAGGCGCAATATGTCGGTGTACCTGTAATCGGAACTTTTGTAGGAGGAATTCCATCATTAATTACCCATGAAAAAACCGGGTTATTGGTTCCGGCAAATGCTCCTTTCGAATTATGTTACTGGATAAAGTCTTTACACCAAAATCCGGATAAACTGGTTGAACTGGGAAAAACAGGACGTTCCGTTGCTATAGAGCGTCATTCGAAAGAAAAGATTGTTTCGGATCTTTTAAATGTATATCATTCTGTTACTGAAAAATGA
- a CDS encoding amidohydrolase, with the protein MKMLDFYHKDDFIKAPKMDAHMHYNVFDDTYIKYATDINVKLMMVNVDIGFSIEEQLNISRTLKKKYPSQFYFIGTFDPSGFNDMDFTEKTIRQINRCMKSGAQGIKIWKNIGMSIKDEQGNYVMANHPAFMPIYAYLENNKIPMLVHLGEPRNCWLPYDQITMRSELNYYRGYPEYHMHLHPEAPSYEEQIAVRDDILGKFPKLDLIGAHLGSLEWNVDEVAERFDQYPHFTIDISGRMGHIHLQAVKNHGKVYDFFMKYQDRIMYGSDLTFSLLGLRSKFYHIFAHKRFTRKNFSSFFTVWHDDWLFFATGSEIPVEETTLAGMPEKIKGLKLPKEVVDKIFYINACNIYHLEN; encoded by the coding sequence ATGAAAATGCTTGATTTTTACCATAAGGACGACTTCATCAAGGCACCTAAAATGGATGCACATATGCATTACAATGTGTTTGATGATACCTACATAAAATATGCTACCGATATCAATGTGAAATTGATGATGGTCAATGTTGATATCGGATTTTCCATAGAAGAACAGTTGAACATATCCAGGACATTAAAGAAGAAATATCCATCGCAGTTTTATTTTATCGGGACTTTTGATCCCTCCGGGTTCAATGATATGGATTTTACCGAAAAAACCATCCGCCAGATTAACAGGTGTATGAAGTCAGGGGCACAGGGAATCAAAATATGGAAAAATATAGGTATGTCCATAAAAGATGAACAGGGAAATTATGTGATGGCCAACCATCCGGCTTTTATGCCTATATACGCTTATCTGGAAAATAATAAAATACCTATGCTTGTACATTTGGGGGAACCTCGTAATTGCTGGTTGCCATATGACCAGATCACAATGCGCAGTGAACTGAATTATTACCGGGGATATCCCGAGTATCATATGCACCTGCATCCGGAAGCACCGTCGTATGAAGAACAGATTGCCGTGCGTGACGACATACTAGGCAAATTTCCCAAGCTGGATCTGATCGGTGCACATCTGGGCAGTTTGGAATGGAATGTGGATGAAGTGGCTGAACGTTTCGACCAATACCCTCATTTCACTATCGATATTTCCGGCCGGATGGGACATATTCACCTGCAGGCGGTTAAAAACCACGGCAAAGTGTACGATTTTTTTATGAAATACCAGGACAGGATCATGTATGGTTCGGATTTAACTTTTTCTCTATTGGGATTAAGATCAAAATTTTATCATATTTTTGCGCATAAACGATTTACGCGAAAGAACTTTAGTTCCTTTTTCACGGTATGGCATGATGATTGGTTGTTTTTCGCTACGGGATCTGAAATTCCTGTAGAAGAAACTACTTTGGCCGGTATGCCGGAAAAGATAAAAGGGCTGAAACTTCCGAAAGAAGTAGTGGATAAAATCTTTTATATAAATGCATGTAATATTTATCATCTGGAAAATTAG
- a CDS encoding amidohydrolase has protein sequence MEKLNLIKNLCPRRRAYYLPGDFIKARKSDAHIHYNTLNDTVLKYAESINMHLLTINVETAMPIEKQLDIAVSLGKEHPGTIDFVGTFDSSGFESDHFAEEAIEQVKKCMDAGARGIKIWKNIGMVLKNKDEKYVMADDPVFAPIFEYLEKEGITLLTHLAEPRNCWLPYEEITTEGDLRYYKHHPQYHMYQHPEVPSYEEQIIARDHLLEQYPDMKFVGAHIGSLEWNVDEVAERFDKYPQFYVDLSARMSHLQLQAFQDWKKIRDFFIKYQDRLIYGLDWTVSETSRSKLATIFRFFLPGIYRKIVCRALHESWENHWLFLASDRAVKAERFNLPDIPKTIKGLHLPKKVVDKVFYENAMKVYNITGL, from the coding sequence ATGGAAAAATTAAATCTTATCAAAAATTTATGTCCCAGAAGACGGGCATATTACCTGCCGGGTGATTTTATCAAGGCACGTAAGTCCGATGCGCATATTCACTATAATACGCTCAATGATACCGTATTGAAGTATGCCGAATCCATCAATATGCACCTTTTGACCATCAATGTTGAAACGGCAATGCCTATTGAAAAACAGTTAGATATTGCTGTTTCCTTGGGGAAGGAGCATCCCGGTACAATTGATTTTGTAGGTACTTTCGATTCATCAGGATTTGAATCGGACCATTTTGCAGAAGAAGCCATTGAGCAGGTTAAAAAATGTATGGATGCCGGTGCCAGAGGGATCAAAATATGGAAGAATATCGGAATGGTATTAAAGAATAAAGACGAAAAATATGTCATGGCAGATGATCCTGTATTTGCTCCCATTTTTGAATATCTTGAAAAAGAAGGGATCACATTGCTTACACATCTTGCCGAACCCCGTAATTGTTGGTTACCTTACGAAGAGATCACTACTGAAGGTGACCTTCGTTATTACAAACATCACCCGCAATATCATATGTACCAGCATCCGGAAGTCCCTTCTTATGAAGAGCAGATTATTGCCCGCGACCATCTGTTGGAACAATATCCGGACATGAAATTTGTCGGGGCACATATCGGAAGCCTTGAATGGAATGTGGATGAAGTGGCTGAACGTTTTGACAAATATCCCCAATTTTATGTCGATCTGTCTGCACGTATGAGCCACCTGCAATTACAAGCATTTCAAGATTGGAAGAAAATTCGCGATTTTTTTATCAAGTACCAGGATAGATTGATATATGGCCTGGATTGGACGGTATCGGAAACAAGTAGGAGCAAATTAGCTACTATTTTCAGGTTCTTCCTGCCGGGAATATATAGAAAAATTGTATGCAGGGCATTACATGAATCATGGGAAAATCATTGGTTGTTCCTGGCTTCCGACAGGGCAGTCAAAGCAGAGAGATTTAATCTTCCTGATATTCCGAAAACCATCAAAGGATTACATTTGCCAAAAAAAGTGGTAGATAAGGTTTTTTATGAAAATGCAATGAAAGTATACAATATTACTGGTTTATAG
- a CDS encoding serine acetyltransferase, giving the protein MIKDKKTYLSFLEEDKKVNSDYYYQGLQGLNPFMTETVIWKFQKTLRMCEYLYAVKSRSPFFKLKKLWYAYRFKKLSIRLGYTIWLYTFGPGLRILHRGTIMAGGKVGANCIINTGVVIGNEAGFDDKVPTIGDNVYIGVGAKIIGDIYIADGCAIGANAVVNKSFTEPNTVIAGVPARAIGKVNKNLRH; this is encoded by the coding sequence ATGATCAAGGACAAAAAAACATATTTATCTTTTTTAGAAGAAGATAAAAAGGTAAATTCGGATTATTATTATCAGGGATTACAAGGGCTCAATCCATTCATGACTGAAACGGTGATATGGAAATTCCAGAAAACATTAAGAATGTGTGAATATTTGTATGCTGTAAAAAGCAGGTCGCCTTTTTTCAAGTTGAAAAAATTGTGGTATGCCTATCGTTTCAAGAAATTATCGATACGGCTTGGTTACACAATCTGGCTATATACCTTTGGTCCCGGATTACGTATTCTTCACAGAGGAACCATCATGGCCGGTGGCAAGGTCGGAGCAAACTGTATCATCAACACAGGAGTAGTTATTGGTAACGAAGCCGGATTTGACGACAAAGTACCCACTATTGGAGATAATGTATACATAGGGGTGGGGGCAAAAATTATTGGAGATATCTATATTGCCGACGGTTGTGCTATTGGCGCCAATGCTGTGGTCAACAAATCATTCACGGAACCTAATACCGTCATTGCTGGTGTTCCGGCAAGAGCCATCGGAAAAGTAAATAAGAATCTGCGTCACTAA